In one window of Bizionia sp. M204 DNA:
- the infB gene encoding translation initiation factor IF-2 encodes MAETIRLNKVLRELNISLDRAVEFLDSKGIEIEKRPTTKISQETFDVLSNEFQTDANKKMASQEVSEAKQKEKEALRIQREQEIEVKEKEKAEREALAKAKEAEVVKAKSTLSGPKQVGKIDLDADKKKATKPKEDAPVATPEVKAKEAPKSEEKPKAEDAKKPEVKAKKEDTPSSKPADKPKAESPKAETPKAETPKKDDSKADTPKVDTPKTEATTDPDAPIDERLKTQYQKLSGPKIAGEKIDLSQFKKPKKKTDNKTSDPKKKRRRISKAGGPGSTGSGTPRTGGNDRFKGKSAAGKGRRNIVKEEPSEEEVQKQVRETLEKLQGKSSKGKGAKYRRDKRDQHREQTEKDLQAEQADSKILKVTEFVTASEVATMMDVQVTQIISACMSLGMMVTMNQRLDAETLAIVADEFGYEVEFITAGIEESIEVVEDKPEDLIERAPIVTVMGHVDHGKTSLLDNIRQENVIAGESGGITQHIGAYGVQLESGQKIAFLDTPGHEAFTAMRARGAQVTDIAIIVIAADDAIMPQTKEAISHAQAAGVPIVFAINKVDKPSANPEKVKEGLAQMNLLVEDWGGKIQSQDISAKTGLGVKELLEKVLLEAELLELKANPNKRAVGTVVEAFLDKGRGYVSTILVQAGTLKIGDYVLAGKNSGKIKAMQDERGHEVKEAGPSTPVSILGLDGAPQAGDKFNVFEDEREAKQIATKRTQLQREQSVRTQRHITLDEIGRRIALGDFQELNIILKGDVDGSVEALTDSFQKLSTEEIQVNIIHKGVGPITESDVLLASASDAVIIGFNVRPMGNARSIADKEEIDIRMYSIIYDAINDLKDAMEGMLSPELKEEITGTAEIREIFKVSKIGSIAGCMVLTGKIFRNSGIRLIRDGVVVYTGELASLKRFKDDVREVAKGYDCGMQIKNYNDLKEGDIIEAYHEVEVKKKLK; translated from the coding sequence AATAAAGTATTACGTGAGCTAAACATTTCTTTAGATCGTGCTGTAGAATTTTTAGATTCTAAAGGCATTGAAATAGAGAAACGTCCGACAACAAAAATTTCTCAAGAAACTTTTGATGTGCTTTCCAATGAATTTCAAACCGATGCTAATAAAAAAATGGCATCTCAAGAAGTTAGTGAAGCCAAGCAGAAGGAAAAAGAGGCATTAAGGATTCAGCGTGAACAAGAAATTGAGGTTAAGGAAAAGGAGAAAGCAGAACGTGAAGCACTAGCTAAAGCTAAAGAAGCGGAAGTAGTAAAAGCGAAATCTACACTTTCAGGCCCAAAACAAGTGGGTAAAATCGATTTAGATGCTGATAAGAAAAAAGCGACTAAACCAAAAGAAGACGCACCTGTTGCCACTCCAGAGGTTAAAGCTAAAGAGGCTCCAAAATCTGAAGAAAAACCTAAAGCTGAAGACGCGAAGAAACCAGAGGTTAAAGCAAAGAAAGAAGACACGCCATCTTCTAAACCTGCTGATAAACCAAAAGCAGAGTCGCCAAAAGCAGAGACGCCAAAAGCTGAAACACCTAAAAAGGATGATTCTAAAGCGGACACGCCAAAAGTAGACACTCCAAAAACGGAAGCGACTACTGATCCTGATGCACCTATAGATGAGCGCTTAAAAACACAGTATCAAAAACTATCTGGACCGAAAATTGCTGGTGAAAAAATAGATTTATCACAATTTAAAAAGCCCAAGAAAAAGACGGATAATAAAACGTCAGATCCTAAAAAGAAACGTCGCCGAATTAGTAAAGCTGGAGGACCAGGTTCTACAGGTTCTGGTACACCAAGAACAGGTGGTAACGACCGATTTAAAGGTAAATCAGCTGCTGGAAAAGGACGACGCAATATAGTTAAAGAAGAACCTAGTGAGGAAGAAGTACAAAAACAAGTACGTGAAACACTAGAGAAGCTTCAAGGTAAATCAAGCAAAGGTAAAGGTGCTAAATACCGTCGTGATAAGCGAGATCAGCATCGTGAACAAACCGAAAAAGATTTACAAGCAGAACAAGCAGATAGTAAAATTCTGAAAGTAACAGAGTTCGTTACAGCTAGTGAAGTAGCTACCATGATGGATGTTCAAGTAACACAAATTATCTCGGCATGTATGTCTTTAGGTATGATGGTTACCATGAACCAACGTTTAGATGCTGAAACTTTAGCTATTGTAGCTGATGAATTTGGTTATGAGGTAGAATTTATTACTGCTGGTATTGAGGAGTCTATTGAAGTTGTAGAAGATAAGCCAGAAGATTTAATAGAACGTGCACCAATAGTTACGGTTATGGGTCACGTAGATCACGGTAAAACATCCCTATTAGATAATATTCGTCAAGAAAATGTTATAGCGGGTGAGTCTGGAGGTATTACGCAACATATTGGAGCCTATGGTGTTCAGTTAGAAAGTGGTCAGAAAATTGCATTTTTAGATACACCAGGTCACGAGGCCTTTACAGCCATGCGTGCTCGTGGAGCTCAAGTAACAGATATTGCTATTATTGTTATTGCTGCGGATGATGCTATTATGCCACAGACAAAGGAAGCAATTTCTCATGCGCAGGCAGCAGGTGTCCCAATTGTATTTGCAATTAACAAAGTAGACAAACCAAGTGCAAACCCAGAAAAAGTAAAAGAAGGATTAGCACAAATGAACTTGTTAGTAGAAGATTGGGGAGGGAAAATTCAATCTCAAGATATTTCGGCTAAAACAGGGCTTGGTGTTAAAGAATTACTAGAAAAAGTGTTGTTGGAAGCTGAACTATTAGAGTTGAAAGCAAATCCTAATAAACGTGCAGTTGGAACCGTTGTCGAGGCATTCCTTGATAAAGGTCGTGGTTATGTATCCACTATTTTAGTTCAAGCAGGAACCTTAAAAATTGGTGACTATGTATTGGCTGGTAAAAATAGTGGTAAGATAAAAGCCATGCAAGATGAACGCGGTCATGAAGTAAAAGAAGCTGGTCCATCAACGCCAGTATCTATTTTAGGATTAGATGGCGCACCTCAAGCAGGTGATAAATTTAATGTTTTTGAAGACGAACGTGAAGCGAAACAAATTGCTACCAAACGTACACAATTACAACGTGAACAATCGGTTCGTACACAACGTCATATTACATTAGATGAAATTGGACGTCGAATTGCTTTAGGAGATTTCCAAGAACTAAATATTATCCTTAAAGGTGATGTGGATGGTTCTGTGGAAGCCTTAACAGATTCGTTCCAGAAACTATCAACTGAAGAAATCCAAGTCAATATTATACATAAAGGTGTTGGACCTATCACGGAAAGTGATGTGTTACTAGCCTCTGCCTCAGATGCAGTAATTATAGGGTTTAATGTGCGTCCAATGGGTAATGCAAGAAGCATTGCTGATAAGGAAGAGATTGATATCCGCATGTACTCCATTATTTATGATGCCATTAATGATCTTAAAGATGCTATGGAAGGTATGTTATCTCCAGAGCTTAAAGAAGAAATTACGGGTACAGCTGAAATTAGAGAAATCTTTAAAGTATCTAAAATTGGAAGTATTGCAGGTTGTATGGTATTAACAGGTAAGATTTTTAGAAACTCTGGAATTCGTTTAATCCGTGATGGAGTGGTAGTTTACACAGGTGAATTGGCTTCATTAAAACGATTTAAAGATGATGTAAGAGAGGTTGCTAAAGGATACGATTGTGGTATGCAAATTAAAAACTACAACGATCTTAAGGAAGGCGATATCATTGAAGCTTACCATGAAGTAGAGGTTAAAAAGAAATTGAAATAA
- a CDS encoding SPOR domain-containing protein yields MNLLNRYSKPLITVSMMLTVNLFYAQQGTITINQAPELDTLLALKKEMNVSETDSDRYKIQIYSGDRSGANSAMSKFDAKFDKITSILEYETPNYKVWVGNFRSRLEADRALEKIKKEFNDAFRFKPKKKDRNKG; encoded by the coding sequence ATGAATTTATTGAACCGATATTCCAAACCCTTAATAACAGTAAGCATGATGCTTACCGTTAATTTATTTTATGCCCAACAAGGCACAATTACTATCAATCAGGCACCTGAATTAGATACTTTATTGGCTTTAAAGAAAGAAATGAATGTTTCTGAAACCGATTCTGATCGTTATAAGATTCAAATATACTCCGGTGACCGCTCTGGGGCAAATTCTGCCATGAGTAAATTTGATGCGAAATTTGATAAAATTACTTCTATTTTAGAATATGAAACCCCAAACTATAAGGTCTGGGTTGGAAATTTTAGAAGTCGTTTGGAAGCCGATCGCGCACTTGAAAAAATTAAAAAAGAGTTTAATGATGCTTTCCGTTTTAAACCGAAGAAAAAGGATAGAAACAAAGGCTAA